The window GTATAGATAGTTTTGTTTGGTCAATATACTTCATTGTCGATCTATACAAAACTAACTAGTATGTTGGATTTTAGGCACCAGACATTTCACAAGTGAATCCTAAGTTATACCAAAACTTCATTAGGGTTTTATGCAATGCCAATATATCGGAAGGGTTTAAGCCACAAAGAGACGTCTCCATTCCAGAAATCAACATACCGTATGGAAAATTTGGTCCAACCCCGCAAAATACAAGCCTCAACAAGCGTTCAATCCTCGCCTTCTTCGCCGGAGGATCTCACGGCTACATAAGAAAGATCTTGCTTGAGCATTGGAAGGACAAAGACAATGAAGTGCAAGTGCAcgagtacctaaaaaacaagaagGACTACTTCAAGTTAATGGGTAAAGCCAAGTTTTGCTTGTGCCCTAGTGGGTACGAAGTGGCAAGTGCTAGGGTGGTCACAGCAATTTCCGTGGGGTGCGTCCCCGTGCTCATTTCCGACGACTACGTATTGCCCTTTAGTGACGTTCTTGACTGGAGCAAATTCTCCGTTTACATTCCGTCGAAAAAAATACCCGAAATCAAGACAATTTTAAGGGGGATTTCGCCCTCGAGGTATTTGGAACTGCAAAAGAAAGTGATGGAGGTGCACCGGCATTTTACGATCCATCGCCCTGCTCAACCTTACGACATGCTTCACATGGTGCTTCACTCGGTCTGGTTGAGAAGGCTCGATGTTTCGTTGCTATCTTGATTTGCAATTATAGGATGAGAGTTAGTTCTCCCTATTGTTGTAGCCGAGGGTTTCTAATTCTTTTTATGTTTGTTGTTTTCTTATTCCACTACCTATATACTTGAAATTATTATACTCTTGTCACATATATAGATAGTGAACCAAATAAAAAGGGACTGAAGAATGCAAATATATGAAAttatcttttgatttttttgtttgtatttagTGTTACGAAACTTCACAACAAGTCTCATACGTATATAGACTTTCATGTAACGTAAATGTCACTATgacatttgattttcttttggtAGTTGATGTAAAAAAACACATGATAACATgcttaattttgatattttatagcAAATAGTATTCTCCATACATATTACATCGCAACAACTATTATAGCATCACGAGCCTCCACGTAATTGCCCCATTTCTATAATTATGCTAATAATGTAAAAAGCACAAGGGTTCACATACTTAAACTCTTTTGCATTCAAGTTCGCATGTCTTccctaatttaaattaaattagaatgaTGCTAGAGAGATCATATTTTTCTAGACTATACTCTCCAACTATCAATTGATACATCATgtattttacaaaatatgatataaaaaaataattccacattttcatttaattaagCTAGATTATAGTATTAAACTATTGctcgaataaattaaaaataaaaaagtagtttagatttttctttttgtttaaaatcaaaatcaaaaggaAACCGGGTGATCTGATACCAAATAAGATCCGACCCACTTGATGACCTAAAGTCGCCGACCCGCCCAACCAGTCCACGCGCACGCTCTTCCATCCTCGTTCT of the Pyrus communis chromosome 1, drPyrComm1.1, whole genome shotgun sequence genome contains:
- the LOC137729661 gene encoding probable glycosyltransferase At5g20260, which codes for MEKRLKVWVYREGEHPLVHTGPLNDIYAIEGQFIDEMESGKSRFMARHPDEAHLFLIPISVANIVNTLYKPLVTYNRDQLQRVVMDYISVIAEKYPHWNRSRGADHFLVSCHDWAPDISQVNPKLYQNFIRVLCNANISEGFKPQRDVSIPEINIPYGKFGPTPQNTSLNKRSILAFFAGGSHGYIRKILLEHWKDKDNEVQVHEYLKNKKDYFKLMGKAKFCLCPSGYEVASARVVTAISVGCVPVLISDDYVLPFSDVLDWSKFSVYIPSKKIPEIKTILRGISPSRYLELQKKVMEVHRHFTIHRPAQPYDMLHMVLHSVWLRRLDVSLLS